The proteins below come from a single Nostoc sp. MS1 genomic window:
- a CDS encoding NACHT domain-containing protein: MQCNSGQFFADRVPLFITLKDFAEEGKPNLLQYINDQFLIKDISDQEITKTLLDQGRVILLLDGLDEVKQADINRVLREIRNFSTQYSNNYFVITCRIASNEFTFQQFTEVEVDDFDDKQIAEFARKWFQTEHPKKAEHFLQKLRGDQRFKELATNPLLLTLLCFAIW; this comes from the coding sequence ATTCAATGTAATTCAGGGCAATTTTTTGCAGATCGTGTTCCCCTTTTCATTACGCTAAAAGACTTCGCTGAAGAAGGGAAACCAAATTTATTGCAATATATAAATGACCAATTTCTTATTAAAGATATTTCCGACCAAGAGATAACTAAAACACTATTGGATCAAGGTCGGGTAATTTTGCTGCTTGATGGTTTAGATGAAGTTAAGCAAGCGGACATTAATAGAGTTTTGAGAGAAATTCGTAATTTTTCTACTCAGTATAGTAACAACTATTTTGTAATCACCTGCCGGATTGCATCAAATGAATTTACATTTCAACAGTTTACTGAGGTTGAGGTTGACGATTTTGATGATAAGCAGATTGCGGAGTTTGCAAGAAAATGGTTTCAAACTGAACATCCAAAGAAAGCTGAACATTTTCTTCAAAAACTTCGAGGAGACCAACGGTTTAAAGAATTAGCAACTAATCCCCTTCTCCTGACATTATTGTGCTTTGCGATTTGGTGA
- a CDS encoding NACHT C-terminal helical domain 2-containing protein — protein sequence MAFQQLVSHITDKRWQEVFLLTVEILNNADELLQLMKQQIDGLLTTDKKLQKFLTWVEYKSGCVKTSYKKSAIRAFYFDLDLDSPPAFIFALDRALGLALVGASASIVDHTLVLDRALARTLALACILSQHSDRDHTHFFNFTHDLTHDLIRALECLLDHTLIEHTRSFDRFFRHALAFTLDPKLQLTLQELQQQLPNLSPENLERSKQWWQNNGRYWTEELRTAITQHHNIGHDWQFNDEQKKTLAAVL from the coding sequence ATGGCATTTCAACAGTTGGTTAGTCATATTACAGACAAGCGTTGGCAAGAAGTCTTCTTGTTAACGGTAGAAATATTGAATAATGCTGATGAGTTATTGCAGCTAATGAAACAGCAGATTGATGGACTGTTAACAACTGATAAAAAGTTGCAAAAGTTCCTCACTTGGGTTGAGTATAAATCTGGTTGTGTGAAAACGTCCTATAAAAAATCTGCTATTAGAGCCTTTTATTTCGACCTCGATTTAGACAGCCCTCCCGCTTTCATCTTCGCCCTCGACCGCGCCCTCGGTCTCGCTCTCGTTGGTGCCAGTGCCAGTATCGTCGATCATACGCTTGTCCTTGACCGCGCCCTTGCTCGTACCCTCGCCCTCGCCTGCATCCTGTCTCAGCATAGCGACCGCGACCATACACACTTTTTCAACTTTACCCATGACCTCACCCATGACCTCATCCGCGCTCTCGAATGCCTCCTCGACCACACCCTTATCGAACACACACGCAGTTTCGACCGCTTCTTCAGGCACGCCCTTGCCTTCACCCTCGATCCCAAATTGCAGCTTACGTTGCAAGAACTTCAACAACAATTACCAAATCTAAGTCCAGAAAACTTAGAAAGATCCAAACAGTGGTGGCAAAACAATGGCAGATATTGGACTGAAGAACTTAGAACCGCGATAACTCAACATCACAATATTGGACACGACTGGCAATTTAACGACGAGCAAAAAAAAACTCTTGCAGCAGTATTATGA
- a CDS encoding NACHT C-terminal helical domain 2-containing protein, protein MLIDCLNSECNVSCSVRREIEDTLLLPVNRI, encoded by the coding sequence TTGCTAATCGATTGTCTCAACAGCGAATGTAATGTCAGTTGTTCAGTTCGCCGGGAGATTGAAGATACATTGTTGTTGCCAGTAAATCGAATTTAG
- a CDS encoding response regulator transcription factor, with the protein MIDPPTERQIQVLRLLAQGLIFEQIAKEMFLSVSTVKCYASDLYSKWHVKNRYEAIKEGRFLVISTIT; encoded by the coding sequence TTGATAGATCCACCTACCGAGCGACAAATACAAGTCCTACGTTTACTGGCTCAGGGTTTAATTTTTGAACAGATTGCCAAAGAAATGTTTCTCTCAGTTAGTACAGTTAAATGCTATGCCAGTGATTTGTACAGTAAATGGCACGTCAAGAACCGTTATGAGGCGATAAAAGAGGGGCGATTCTTGGTTATATCGACTATAACTTGA
- a CDS encoding response regulator transcription factor, which yields MLRIVIVEPEPFTLLGIKGAIAQSPDIEVTGSASCGKIGFQLIEQVNPDVVLVDLLLPDMSGLELTRSIKRETNSKVVIFTNETHSDFINSAFRHGADSYMLKSADVELIELAIKRAYFDECLLDPKLAKNC from the coding sequence ATGCTGAGAATAGTAATTGTTGAACCAGAACCATTCACGCTCTTAGGCATCAAAGGAGCTATTGCACAATCTCCTGATATAGAAGTTACAGGGTCAGCTAGTTGTGGCAAGATAGGTTTTCAGTTAATTGAACAAGTAAATCCTGATGTTGTATTAGTTGATTTACTATTACCCGATATGAGTGGTTTAGAACTTACTCGTTCAATTAAAAGAGAAACTAATAGTAAAGTGGTTATTTTTACTAATGAGACTCATTCAGACTTTATTAACTCGGCTTTCCGTCATGGGGCTGATTCTTATATGCTCAAGAGTGCTGATGTAGAATTGATTGAACTAGCCATCAAGAGAGCTTACTTTGATGAATGCCTGCTTGACCCTAAGCTGGCTAAAAACTGTTAG